A window of the Syntrophothermus lipocalidus DSM 12680 genome harbors these coding sequences:
- a CDS encoding SIR2 family NAD-dependent protein deacylase codes for MDREQAISRIVDLMSKSKNTVVVTGAGISTEAGIPDFRGEKGIYRTLCEQRVMNIINIDAFKRNPEAFYEFYRKHFMFPPVEPSKAHFMLAELEKRGFVKGIVTQNIDNLHQRAGSRNVIPIHGNGDRFICTRHGCGHVHPASYIEAYPELVPLCEKCGGILKPDVVLFGEHIHHYFDARDLILRAKLLVVIGSSLTVYPLAGFVKEFSTFYQDLVIINKGRTELDHAALVKVDTDNTGAVLEEINRRL; via the coding sequence GTGGATCGCGAGCAAGCGATAAGCCGCATCGTAGACCTCATGTCTAAATCTAAAAATACGGTAGTCGTGACCGGTGCCGGCATCAGCACCGAGGCAGGTATACCGGATTTTCGCGGGGAAAAAGGCATATACCGGACTCTATGTGAACAGCGGGTAATGAACATCATAAACATCGATGCTTTCAAGCGCAATCCCGAAGCCTTTTACGAGTTCTACCGTAAACACTTTATGTTCCCGCCCGTAGAGCCCAGTAAAGCCCATTTTATGCTGGCCGAACTGGAAAAACGCGGCTTCGTTAAAGGTATCGTCACCCAGAACATCGATAACCTGCATCAAAGGGCCGGCAGTCGGAACGTGATACCCATCCACGGTAACGGTGACCGTTTCATTTGTACTCGCCACGGCTGCGGCCATGTTCATCCGGCGAGTTATATCGAGGCTTACCCTGAACTAGTTCCGCTTTGCGAAAAATGCGGGGGCATACTGAAGCCGGATGTAGTGCTGTTCGGCGAGCACATCCATCACTATTTCGACGCCCGCGACCTCATTTTGAGAGCCAAATTACTTGTCGTCATAGGTTCCTCGTTAACTGTGTATCCGTTGGCCGGTTTTGTTAAGGAGTTTTCCACCTTCTATCAAGACTTGGTCATAATCAACAAAGGCCGTACCGAACTAGACCACGCGGCCTTGGTAAAGGTCGATACCGACAACACCGGGGCGGTTTTAGAAGAAATCAACCGCAGGCTGTGA
- a CDS encoding enoyl-CoA hydratase/isomerase family protein: MEFETLLYEKDGNIGIITLNRPKFFNALNDVLMRELGQLIDQIAADDEVKAVIITGGSKAFAAGGDIAYMLDADSLKAEAFIALCHQTIDKIANLPKPVIAAIAGLALGGGCELAMGCDIRIAAEGTTIGQPEINLGIMPGAGGTQRLARLVGEGWAKQLIFTGDPIDAQTALSIGLVTKVVPLESLMDEAKKIAKKLAGKAPIAMRMAKTCINYGGSVDLPSGLLFEQKTWSFLFSTADQKEGMKAFLEKRKPVFQGK, from the coding sequence GTGGAGTTTGAAACCCTACTGTATGAGAAAGATGGCAATATAGGCATTATAACCTTGAATCGGCCCAAGTTCTTCAATGCTTTGAACGACGTATTGATGAGAGAATTGGGCCAGCTCATCGACCAGATTGCCGCTGACGACGAAGTGAAAGCGGTGATTATTACGGGCGGGAGTAAGGCTTTCGCAGCCGGGGGAGATATAGCCTACATGCTGGACGCGGACTCCCTAAAAGCAGAAGCTTTTATAGCCCTCTGCCATCAAACCATCGACAAGATAGCTAATCTGCCCAAACCGGTAATAGCAGCCATCGCTGGCCTTGCCCTGGGCGGCGGCTGCGAGCTGGCTATGGGGTGTGACATCAGAATTGCGGCTGAAGGCACGACAATAGGGCAGCCGGAAATTAACCTTGGCATCATGCCGGGTGCAGGTGGGACCCAGCGTCTAGCCAGGCTTGTAGGCGAGGGATGGGCGAAGCAATTGATATTCACCGGAGATCCGATCGATGCCCAGACCGCCTTAAGTATAGGGTTGGTAACTAAAGTGGTCCCCCTCGAGAGCCTTATGGACGAAGCTAAGAAAATAGCCAAAAAACTGGCTGGCAAGGCTCCGATTGCCATGAGAATGGCCAAGACTTGTATCAACTATGGGGGTAGCGTAGACCTTCCATCCGGCCTGCTTTTTGAGCAAAAAACCTGGTCGTTCCTGTTCAGCACCGCTGACCAAAAGGAAGGTATGAAAGCTTTCCTGGAAAAGAGAAAACCGGTATTTCAAGGCAAGTAA
- a CDS encoding sensor domain-containing diguanylate cyclase/phosphohydrolase, whose protein sequence is MQPRDDTIQTILDTIEDGFFEVDLAGNMLVCNRALARIIGYPVPELLGKNYTEYMKAETAQLVYKVFSGVFLTREPVRGFEWELLRPDGSTLWVETSVSPVINGDGRIAGFRGVLRDISARKKAEQLLDHQLQFEKLLAHISQVLFLSNEANLDSCIELALAKLGEFVGADRSYLFLFSADMRTTSNTHEWCAPGISPQKHNLQKLPAEVFSWWMKQLYTEPYLYIPSVSELPPEAEVERQLLEMQDIQSLIVVSVPGHGGNLLGFLGFDAVREKREWHEDSIRLLSMAAQCIAHAIQRCRSDRIIHESARLLQDIVNFFPDPFFAIDAEGKVTVWNQAMEQLSGVKAGEIIGKGDYEYALPFYGCRRPLLADLALSYDSETVELYDKLLHIEDQTLTVETKVPMLDGKTLWAKAKPIYDRKGKIKGAVQSLRDITYRVQMEEQLKNTLSELEAVMEALPDLYLRLKADGTVLDIRAGYNAALDLDYARAVGKNLPEVFVPSINRALEQTLSEVIQTRKAGVTQFSCSNSDERYFQAHVVPLFGDQAVAVIRDVTEHHKYTKYLQEISLYDNLTKVHNRHAFQQELERIQTLSETFPMGIMVCDVDGLKLVNDVLGHLAGDRLLEVFAQLLKSCFENKAKIFRTGGDEFVAIFPLHDHQDMETRYAELYQAVDLYNSTNPDLPLSISAGVGLCQEPGPAVQDALERADNNMYQAKLRQYKGSHLYLKQTLMHALAERDFLAQGHGDRLQKTLLLLARAVGMPSSRLDDFRLMAYFHDIGKIRVPQHILMKPGPLTPEEKREVAKHCTVGHRIALSAPELVPIAEWILHHHERWDGSGYPLGLKETAIPLESRIFAIADAYDAITNDRPYRKARSSAEAVAELRACAGTQFDPELVNLFISVVLPAIESSFS, encoded by the coding sequence TTGCAGCCGAGAGATGACACAATCCAAACCATACTTGACACCATTGAAGACGGCTTTTTTGAGGTGGACCTCGCAGGGAACATGCTGGTCTGTAACCGGGCATTGGCCCGGATAATCGGCTATCCCGTCCCAGAACTCTTGGGTAAGAATTACACCGAATATATGAAAGCTGAGACTGCTCAACTGGTTTACAAGGTTTTTAGCGGCGTCTTTCTCACCCGTGAGCCGGTAAGAGGCTTCGAATGGGAGCTCTTGCGCCCAGACGGTTCCACGCTTTGGGTAGAAACCTCAGTCAGCCCGGTTATCAATGGCGACGGTAGAATAGCAGGATTTCGCGGGGTTCTGCGGGATATCTCGGCTCGCAAGAAGGCCGAACAGCTTTTGGACCACCAGTTGCAGTTTGAAAAGCTTCTAGCTCATATCAGTCAGGTTCTGTTTTTATCCAACGAAGCCAACCTCGACTCCTGCATAGAACTAGCTCTGGCCAAATTAGGTGAATTCGTGGGTGCAGACCGCAGCTACCTGTTTCTTTTTTCTGCTGACATGAGGACCACCAGCAATACCCACGAGTGGTGTGCTCCCGGAATTTCACCACAGAAACACAACCTGCAAAAGCTGCCAGCCGAAGTCTTTTCCTGGTGGATGAAACAACTTTACACTGAACCTTACCTGTACATCCCGAGTGTGTCCGAACTCCCCCCCGAAGCCGAGGTCGAAAGACAACTCCTGGAGATGCAGGACATACAATCCCTCATAGTCGTGTCTGTACCGGGTCACGGGGGTAATTTGCTGGGCTTTCTGGGCTTCGACGCGGTCAGAGAAAAAAGAGAGTGGCACGAGGACAGCATCCGGTTATTATCTATGGCTGCTCAATGCATTGCCCACGCTATCCAGCGTTGCCGGTCGGACCGAATTATACACGAATCCGCCCGGTTGCTACAGGATATCGTAAACTTTTTCCCCGATCCCTTCTTTGCCATCGACGCCGAAGGAAAGGTTACAGTCTGGAACCAGGCTATGGAACAACTTAGTGGGGTCAAGGCTGGTGAAATCATCGGTAAAGGTGACTACGAATACGCCTTGCCTTTTTACGGCTGCCGCCGGCCATTGCTGGCCGATCTCGCCTTGTCTTATGATAGTGAAACGGTAGAACTGTACGACAAGCTACTACATATCGAAGACCAAACCTTGACTGTTGAAACCAAGGTCCCGATGCTAGATGGAAAAACGCTCTGGGCTAAAGCCAAGCCCATCTATGACCGAAAGGGCAAAATCAAGGGGGCAGTCCAGTCCCTCCGGGATATAACCTATAGGGTTCAGATGGAAGAACAGCTGAAAAACACCTTGTCCGAACTAGAGGCTGTAATGGAGGCCTTACCCGATCTCTACCTCAGGCTGAAAGCCGACGGCACCGTACTCGACATCAGGGCCGGTTACAACGCTGCCCTGGATCTAGACTACGCGCGAGCGGTTGGAAAGAACCTGCCGGAGGTTTTTGTCCCCAGCATAAATCGGGCCTTGGAACAAACCCTCTCCGAAGTCATCCAAACCCGGAAGGCTGGTGTTACCCAGTTCAGCTGTTCTAATTCGGACGAGCGTTATTTTCAGGCTCACGTAGTCCCGCTTTTCGGGGATCAAGCTGTAGCCGTCATAAGGGACGTGACCGAACACCACAAGTATACAAAGTACCTGCAGGAGATAAGCCTGTACGATAACCTAACTAAGGTGCACAACCGCCACGCTTTTCAACAAGAACTCGAGAGGATACAGACCCTATCGGAGACCTTTCCTATGGGGATCATGGTTTGCGACGTTGATGGCCTCAAGCTGGTCAATGACGTCTTGGGCCACCTGGCGGGCGACCGCCTGCTCGAAGTCTTTGCCCAGCTCTTGAAAAGTTGTTTTGAAAATAAAGCCAAGATATTCCGCACCGGAGGAGACGAGTTCGTGGCTATCTTTCCCCTGCACGACCACCAAGACATGGAAACCAGATATGCCGAACTCTATCAAGCCGTTGATTTGTACAACTCGACTAATCCGGACTTGCCCCTAAGTATATCAGCAGGGGTTGGGCTGTGCCAAGAGCCGGGTCCTGCAGTCCAAGATGCTCTGGAAAGAGCGGACAATAACATGTATCAAGCTAAACTGCGCCAGTATAAGGGTAGCCACCTGTACCTGAAACAAACTTTAATGCACGCTTTGGCCGAACGTGACTTTTTGGCCCAAGGGCACGGAGACCGACTGCAAAAGACTCTTCTTCTTTTGGCCAGAGCGGTGGGCATGCCTTCTAGCCGCCTGGATGACTTCCGTCTCATGGCGTATTTCCACGACATCGGCAAAATCAGGGTTCCTCAACACATCCTGATGAAACCGGGCCCCCTAACTCCTGAAGAAAAGAGAGAAGTAGCAAAACACTGCACCGTCGGCCATCGTATCGCCTTGTCCGCTCCGGAGTTGGTTCCTATAGCCGAGTGGATACTCCACCACCATGAACGCTGGGACGGCTCGGGGTATCCGCTGGGCTTGAAAGAAACCGCCATACCGCTGGAGTCGCGGATATTTGCTATTGCCGATGCTTACGATGCCATAACCAACGATCGTCCCTATCGGAAAGCCCGCTCCTCCGCCGAGGCTGTGGCAGAACTCAGGGCCTGTGCCGGAACCCAGTTTGATCCTGAACTGGTTAATCTGTTCATATCCGTAGTTCTGCCGGCTATTGAATCCTCGTTTTCATAA
- a CDS encoding thiolase family protein, translating to MINEVVMVSACRTAIGDFMGSLKDLKANDLSAITATEALKRAGIQPEMVDSLVLGMCLHHGNDSGPARQVAMAIGMRHSSWACMVNQNCASAMRALEIAANELMLGKSEISLVVGTESMTNVPYILRKARFGYRLFDGDKAEDAMICDGLFDKMVPGHMAITAENVAEKYGITREECDELALLSHTRALKANAEGIFAREIVPVEIKTKKGVKVVDKDEHPMDTSLEKLAQLPPVFKKGGVVTAGNASGINDGSAAAVLMTKKKAEELGIKPLMKLLYVCSEGVDPKFMGLGPAVAIPKVLNKAGLKFEDVEYWEINEAFAAQWLGVGRMLKEDFGIELDLDKVNHNGSGIGLGHPVGCTGLRIQVSMYYEMERLGLTIGGASLCVGGGPAMAALWTRDI from the coding sequence ATGATTAACGAAGTCGTAATGGTCAGTGCATGCCGCACGGCCATAGGAGATTTTATGGGAAGCCTGAAAGATTTGAAAGCCAATGACCTGTCAGCAATAACCGCGACCGAAGCACTGAAAAGAGCCGGAATCCAGCCGGAAATGGTTGATAGTCTTGTTTTAGGCATGTGCCTCCACCACGGTAACGATTCCGGGCCAGCGCGCCAGGTAGCTATGGCGATTGGCATGAGACATAGCAGCTGGGCCTGCATGGTCAATCAGAATTGCGCCTCCGCCATGCGCGCCCTTGAAATCGCAGCCAACGAGCTCATGCTGGGCAAGAGCGAGATAAGCCTGGTTGTGGGAACGGAAAGCATGACCAACGTGCCGTACATTCTGCGTAAAGCCAGATTCGGCTATCGCTTGTTTGACGGTGACAAGGCCGAGGACGCTATGATCTGCGATGGCCTGTTTGACAAAATGGTACCCGGACACATGGCGATCACGGCCGAAAATGTTGCCGAAAAGTACGGAATAACTAGGGAAGAATGCGATGAGCTAGCGCTGTTGAGCCATACCCGTGCCCTTAAGGCCAACGCCGAGGGTATCTTCGCCCGGGAGATTGTGCCGGTGGAGATCAAGACCAAGAAAGGAGTCAAAGTAGTTGACAAAGACGAACATCCTATGGATACAAGTCTAGAAAAATTAGCCCAGCTACCTCCGGTCTTCAAGAAAGGCGGCGTAGTCACAGCCGGTAATGCCTCCGGTATCAACGACGGTTCTGCGGCGGCGGTCCTCATGACCAAGAAGAAGGCCGAAGAACTCGGCATCAAACCCTTAATGAAGCTTCTATATGTATGCAGTGAAGGAGTTGACCCCAAGTTTATGGGCTTAGGACCGGCAGTAGCTATTCCTAAGGTTCTGAATAAAGCGGGGTTGAAGTTCGAGGATGTGGAATACTGGGAAATCAACGAAGCTTTTGCCGCTCAGTGGCTGGGAGTCGGCCGGATGCTTAAGGAGGACTTCGGAATCGAGCTCGACCTCGACAAGGTCAACCATAACGGCTCCGGCATCGGTCTCGGCCATCCCGTGGGCTGTACCGGCCTTCGTATTCAAGTATCCATGTACTACGAAATGGAAAGGCTCGGTTTGACCATCGGCGGAGCTTCACTCTGCGTGGGTGGTGGACCGGCAATGGCTGCCCTCTGGACCCGGGACATATAA
- a CDS encoding acyl-CoA dehydrogenase family protein, giving the protein MDFRFTEEQEMMRRMARDFADNEIVPYAQEWDAKDEFPWECVKKMQEVGLMNIGVPAEYGGPGLDHVAQNLVVEEIARGDAGICTTMAASTLLAADPVLIAATDEQKKWWYGRELEGVIGAFCLTEPGAGSDVAGLSTRCQKVGDEYILNGTKQFISNGGVAGQYTVFATLDKKLGHKGICAFMVDRDTPGISVGKKEDKLGIRSSNTTQVIFEDVKVPAKNMLGKEGDGFKIAMKTLDISRACVAAMALGVAQAAFEVSVKYAMERQQFGKPIISFQAIQFMLADMAQLIEAGRLLYLEASCKQDQGLPYTDAASLAKCFCGDVAMKVATDAVQIYGGYGYTKEYPVEKYFRDAKIMQIFEGTAQVQRIVIANDIIRRFSK; this is encoded by the coding sequence ATGGATTTTAGATTTACCGAAGAACAAGAAATGATGCGTAGGATGGCTCGTGATTTCGCGGACAACGAAATCGTCCCCTATGCTCAAGAATGGGATGCCAAAGACGAGTTTCCCTGGGAATGCGTTAAGAAGATGCAAGAAGTAGGCTTGATGAACATCGGTGTGCCTGCCGAGTACGGCGGACCTGGCCTCGACCACGTTGCACAGAACCTGGTGGTGGAGGAAATAGCACGTGGAGACGCAGGTATCTGCACTACTATGGCCGCCAGCACCCTTTTGGCCGCTGACCCGGTATTGATCGCTGCTACCGACGAACAAAAGAAATGGTGGTACGGGCGTGAGCTCGAAGGGGTCATCGGAGCATTTTGCCTGACCGAGCCGGGTGCCGGTTCTGACGTAGCCGGGCTGTCCACCCGCTGCCAGAAGGTTGGCGACGAGTACATTCTGAACGGTACCAAGCAGTTCATCAGTAATGGTGGGGTAGCCGGGCAGTACACGGTCTTCGCAACCCTGGACAAGAAGCTCGGGCACAAAGGCATATGTGCTTTTATGGTTGACCGCGATACCCCTGGAATCTCGGTCGGCAAGAAAGAAGACAAGCTGGGCATTCGCAGTTCCAATACGACACAGGTGATATTCGAGGATGTAAAAGTACCGGCCAAGAACATGCTGGGCAAGGAAGGCGATGGTTTTAAGATCGCGATGAAGACCCTCGATATATCCAGGGCCTGCGTCGCGGCTATGGCCTTGGGAGTTGCCCAGGCCGCCTTCGAAGTCTCGGTTAAGTATGCCATGGAAAGGCAGCAGTTCGGCAAGCCCATCATCAGTTTCCAAGCCATCCAGTTTATGTTAGCGGATATGGCCCAGTTAATCGAAGCCGGGCGTCTACTGTACCTCGAAGCTTCCTGTAAACAGGATCAAGGATTGCCCTATACTGACGCCGCTTCCCTAGCCAAGTGCTTCTGCGGCGATGTGGCCATGAAGGTGGCTACTGATGCTGTACAGATCTACGGTGGTTACGGGTACACCAAGGAATACCCGGTAGAGAAGTATTTCCGCGATGCTAAGATAATGCAGATCTTCGAAGGAACAGCTCAAGTACAGCGGATAGTCATCGCCAACGACATCATCAGACGGTTTTCCAAGTAG
- a CDS encoding acetyl-CoA hydrolase/transferase family protein: MLSYKEEYKKKLVPVEEAMSVIKSGDLVHYGEFVMNSRYLDESLAKRVPELENIIIRTVTCPFPPKAVLADPERKHVIYDDLHFSGASRKLHDQGLCNYLPLTYHEVPSFYERGYIKPDVSLIMVTPMDEHGFFNLGTSNSITHAAVDAAKVVIAEVNTSVPKCLGGNRECLHISEIDYIVEGPNYPMIEVPPAPVSEVDKKVAEIIMQEIHDGSCLQLGIGGMPNAIGAMIAQSDLKDLGVHTEMLVDSFVDMYEAGRITGRRKQIDKGKMVYTFAMGTNKLYEFMNNNPVCASYPVNYTNNPFVIGQNDNMVCINNAVQVDLYGQVASESSGPRHISGTGGQLDFIFGSYKSKGGKGFICLSSTYKDDQGNIKSRIVPTLEPGTIVTVPRTINFYVVTEYGIANMKGKSTWERAEALIEIAHPDFRDELIKEAEGLRIWVRSNKI, translated from the coding sequence ATGTTGAGTTACAAAGAAGAATACAAAAAGAAACTGGTACCCGTCGAGGAGGCCATGTCGGTAATCAAGTCTGGTGATCTCGTACACTACGGCGAGTTCGTCATGAACTCCCGTTACCTGGACGAATCCCTGGCAAAGCGGGTCCCCGAGCTAGAGAACATTATCATAAGAACGGTGACCTGTCCTTTCCCGCCCAAGGCAGTCCTGGCAGATCCCGAAAGAAAACATGTAATTTATGACGATTTGCATTTCAGCGGGGCCAGCCGCAAGCTGCATGACCAGGGTCTGTGTAATTATTTACCCCTAACCTATCACGAGGTCCCCTCGTTCTATGAACGAGGATACATCAAGCCAGATGTATCCCTCATCATGGTCACACCCATGGACGAACACGGTTTCTTCAACTTGGGTACTTCTAACTCTATCACTCACGCCGCAGTCGACGCCGCCAAGGTCGTTATTGCCGAAGTCAATACTTCTGTCCCCAAGTGCCTGGGTGGAAACCGCGAGTGCTTGCATATCTCCGAAATCGACTATATTGTAGAAGGCCCCAATTATCCAATGATTGAGGTGCCCCCTGCTCCGGTAAGTGAAGTAGACAAGAAAGTGGCTGAAATCATAATGCAAGAAATTCACGACGGATCTTGCCTCCAGCTCGGAATCGGCGGCATGCCCAACGCGATTGGAGCCATGATTGCCCAGTCCGACCTTAAAGACCTGGGCGTCCATACCGAGATGCTGGTGGACTCCTTTGTCGACATGTACGAAGCCGGGCGTATTACCGGACGGCGCAAACAGATCGACAAAGGTAAAATGGTCTATACGTTTGCTATGGGAACCAACAAGCTCTACGAGTTCATGAACAACAACCCGGTTTGTGCCAGTTATCCGGTAAACTACACGAACAACCCCTTCGTCATCGGTCAAAATGATAACATGGTCTGCATCAACAACGCCGTACAAGTGGATCTGTACGGACAAGTAGCATCTGAATCGTCTGGTCCTCGACACATTTCCGGAACCGGCGGCCAGCTCGACTTCATCTTCGGTTCGTACAAATCCAAAGGCGGTAAAGGCTTCATTTGCCTCAGCTCGACCTACAAAGATGATCAGGGTAACATCAAATCGCGCATCGTGCCAACTTTAGAACCGGGTACCATCGTTACCGTACCCAGGACCATAAACTTCTACGTGGTAACCGAATACGGCATTGCCAACATGAAAGGTAAATCCACCTGGGAACGGGCCGAAGCCCTGATTGAAATAGCTCACCCGGACTTTCGCGATGAGCTCATCAAAGAAGCAGAGGGCCTCAGGATATGGGTGAGGAGTAATAAGATTTAG